In Diabrotica undecimpunctata isolate CICGRU chromosome 4, icDiaUnde3, whole genome shotgun sequence, a single genomic region encodes these proteins:
- the LOC140438713 gene encoding uncharacterized protein gives MAWYVTTSEEQLQERLDFQDAYFKLIASAEIILKNEVNLNDTIANSGHNTSLDRNSLKNVRLPPLEVPTFNGCYQHWLEFRDSFTSMVIENSDLNDVDELHYLKRALIGDAQDELEQLKTTSKNFTIAWQLLSETYEKKKLIARGHIEAIYEYPKITQVNSLELKKLSGCIKRNLKSLGILGYPVEHWDVLLLCTIEKKLDYYTNKEWLEKGPVNEFSMIQEFLAFIDHKVQHSEGDKQDIEQISKETKKRVQKMTLSKSFIATSKQCALLSGRRQEVTKSKACWNCLKDGHLVQHCTWGGCKLCGKRHNTLLHMDGKFINNSHLQTNATQLNGSKVESQICGISTQKETHTQGNGISNQGKEVHIQGQGAFHNNSMEGTSQLNFLGQTGFLESHSGDIGQTCFLESHSGDIGQDSINFLNHSKQGISYRLKTDILLSTALVYMQDKYGILHECRVLLDSGSQSNFISRSFFEKLQLRADKVHIPVKGLGQGITNISQALNGTLLSKFSNYQTNAFLLVIDKISDNLPTSDLNLDFINIPKNIVLADETFGVSKQIDVLLGASVFWQLLCVGQIKLGKDQPILQKTKLGWVISGPVSQSIKVSNNSVEYIQLGHMSKVEDKTDFNSETPNYYLPHHGVLKETSLTTKLRVVFDGSARTDSGGSSIEEVKSLKDELNNILCTAGFSLRKWVSNKPEIFDEDIQIKGDIEHYLADDVTTKTLGLYWNSKIDSLQYKINFSNYTKVSKRTVLSLVSQIFDPLGLVGPVIIKAKLIMQSLWQLKLNWDESLPLDLHTAWNQFRESIADLEKTHISRQVLCSNPINRQLHCFSDASESAYGAAFYIRSLDQGGSCLVHLLCAKSRVAPLKTISLPRLELCGALLAAKLASEVIATIGVSFDEVHFWSDSMITLYWILGEPSQWKTFVGNRVSELQRLSNGYSWHHVDSHDNPADIITRGYEPKLLNTSKLWWNGPPWLASHKLSWPTKALSNSHISIIPDQKLTHHILVASGNQL, from the exons ATGGCATGGTATGTG ACAACATCAGAGGAACAATTACAAGAAAGGTTAGATTTTCAGGATGCATATTTTAAACTAATAGCCTCTGcagaaattatattaaagaatGAAGTTAATTTAAACGATACTATAGCAAACTCAGGTCACAATACTAGTTTAGATCGAAATAGCTTAAAAAATGTACGGTTACCACCACTGGAGGTTCCAACTTTTAATGGTTGTTATCAACATTGGTTAGAATTTAGAGATAGTTTTACTAGTATGGTCATAGAAAATTCTGATTTAAATGATGTTGACGAGCTTCACTATTTAAAAAGGGCTTTAATAGGGGATGCCCAGGATGAGCTGGAGCAGCTAAAAACTACTAGCAAAAATTTTACTATTGCATGGCAACTTTTATCTGAaacatatgaaaagaaaaaacttattgCACGTGGTCATATTGAAGCTATATATGAATATCCAAAAATAACTCAGGTAAATAGTTTAGAATTAAAGAAATTGTCAGGTTgtataaaaagaaatttaaagtcaCTAGGTATCTTAGGTTATCCAGTTGAACATTGGGATGTTCTTTTACTTTGTACCATAGAGAAAAAGCTTGATTATTACACAAATAAGGAATGGCTAGAAAAGGGTCCAGTTAACGAATTTTCTATGATACAGGAATTCTTAGCATTTATAGATCATAAAGTACAACACTCAGAAGGGGATAAACAAGATATAGAGCAAATatcaaaggaaacaaaaaaaagggtGCAAAAAATGACATTATCAAAGTCATTCATTGCAACGTCCAAACAATGTGCACTTT TGTCAGGTAGAAGACAAGAGGTAACAAAATCAAAAGCATGTTGGAACTGTCTAAAGGATGGACACTTAGTACAACATTGTACATGGGGAGGTTGTAAACTTTGTGGAAAACGACACAATACTCTTTTACATATGGATggtaaatttataaacaattctcaTTTACAAACAAATGCAACTCAACTCAACGGATCAAAGGTTGAATCACAAATTTGTGGTATATCTACCCAGAAAGAAACACACACACAGGGAAATGGCATATCTAATCAGGGAAAGGAAGTACATATTCAGGGACAAGGTGCATTCCATAATAATTCAATGGAAGGTACATCTCAATTAAACTTTTTGGGTCAGACAGGTTTTTTGGAATCACATTCGGGTGATATAGGTCAGACATGTTTTTTAGAATCACATTCGGGTGATATAGGTCaggattcaattaattttttaaatcattctaAGCAAGGTATATCATACAGattaaaaactgatattttaCTTTCAACGGCCTTAGTATATATGCAAGACAAATATGGAATTTTGCATGAATGTAGAGTTTTATTGGATTCAGGTTCACAGTCAAATTTTATATcacgttcattttttgaaaaattacaattaaGGGCAGATAAGGTACACATTCCGGTTAAAGGTTTAGGTCAAGGTATAACAAACATTTCTCAGGCATTAAATGGGACACTTTTATCAAAGTTTAGCAATTATCAAACAAATGCATTTTTATTGGTAATTGATAAAATTTCTGACAATTTACCAACTTCGGATTTAAACTTGGATTTtataaatattcctaaaaacATTGTACTTGCAGATGAAACATTTGGGGTTTCAAAACAAATTGATGTATTACTGGGAGCATCAGTTTTTTGGCAATTATTATGTGTGGGTCAGATAAAACTTGGCAAAGATCAACCAATTCTCCAAAAAACTAAGTTGGGATGGGTTATTTCAGGGCCAGTTAGTCAATCAATTAAGGTTAGCAACAATTCAGTG GAATATATCCAGTTGGGCCACATGTCAAAGGTTGAAGATAAAACTGACTTCAATTCAGAAACACCCAACTACTATCTTCCACATCATGGAGTTTTAAAGGAAACGTCTTTAACTACAAAATTAAGGGTAGTGTTTGATGGGTCAGCTAGAACTGACAGTG GAGGGAGTTCAATTGAAGAAGTAAAATCATTAAAGgatgaattaaataatattttgtgcaCAGCAGGATTTTCACTTAGAAAATGGGTATCAAACAAACCTGAAATTTTTGATGAGGATATTCAAATAAAGGGAGACATTGAACATTATCTTGCAGATGATGTTACAACAAAAACATTAGGGCTTTATTGGAACTCAAAGATAGATTCGCTtcaatataaaatcaatttttctaATTACACAAAGGTTAGCAAAAGAACAGTTCTGTCTTTAGTTTCACAGATATTTGATCCTCTTGGACTAGTAGGGCCAGTTATAATTAAAGCTAAATTAATAATGCAATCACTAtggcaattaaaattaaattgggaTGAGTCTTTACCTTTAGATTTACACACAGCTTGGAACCAGTTTAGGGAATCAATTGCAGATTTGGAGAAAACTCACATTAGCAGGCAAGTTTTGTGTTCTAATCCAATTAATAGACAATTACATTGTTTCAGTGACGCTTCAGAGTCTGCTTATGGCGCAGCATTCTACATTCGGTCACTGGATCAAGGTGGTTCTTGCTTAGTTCATTTATTATGTGCGAAATCAAGGGTAGCACCCTTAAAAACAATATCTTTGCCTAGATTGGAATTGTGTGGTGCTTTATTGGCTGCCAAATTGGCATCGGAGGTTATCGCAACAATAGGTGTTAGCTTTGATGAGGTACATTTTTGGTCTGATTCAATGATAACTCTTTATTGGATTTTGGGTGAACCGTCACAATGGAAAACCTTCGTTGGAAATAGGGTGTCGGAACTACAAAGGCTTTCTAATGGATATAGCTGGCATCATGTTGACTCGCATGATAACCCAGCCGACATAATTACGCGCGGATATGAACCAAAGTTATTAAACACTTCAAAATTGTGGTGGAATGGGCCACCATGGTTAGCTTCTCATAAATTGTCTTGGCCTACTAAGGCTTTGTCAAATTCACACATTTCTATCATACCTGACCAGAAG CTCACTCACCACATTTTGGTGGCATCTGGGAATCAACTGTAA